One part of the Natrinema salinisoli genome encodes these proteins:
- a CDS encoding thiolase family protein, translated as MRNAVIVDAVRTPFGKRDGSFRDTHPQDLAAEPLEALRERNGFEPETIEDVIYGCVTPMDEQGLNIARLAPMVAGWGDIVPGVQLNRMCGSGQQAANFAASNVMAGQHDVLIAGGVEHMTRVPMGSDAGGLTDTYFEHFDERTHQGEGAERIAEEYDFTREELDRIAVDSQQRWKRAWDDGRYDDQITPVETEVDGEEVVVEQDEHPRPGTDMDTLSELPLSFRDEGEGFHHPGNSSGIVDGSSALLIASEEAAEAHGWEPMARIRQTEVVGVDPITMLKGPIPATEGVLEKADMAVGDIDLFEVNEAFASVVAAWLEETGASWENVNVNGGAIAHGHPLGATGAALLTKLAHELEQTDQDTALSAMCIGFGQGIATILERV; from the coding sequence ATGAGAAACGCAGTTATCGTCGACGCAGTGCGTACCCCGTTCGGAAAACGAGACGGCTCGTTCCGTGACACGCATCCACAAGACCTCGCGGCAGAACCGCTCGAGGCGCTGCGCGAGCGCAATGGATTCGAGCCGGAGACGATCGAAGACGTCATTTACGGCTGTGTGACGCCGATGGACGAGCAGGGACTCAATATCGCCAGACTCGCACCGATGGTCGCCGGCTGGGGTGATATCGTTCCGGGCGTGCAACTCAATCGGATGTGCGGTTCGGGACAGCAGGCGGCCAACTTCGCTGCATCGAACGTTATGGCCGGCCAGCATGATGTCCTTATCGCGGGCGGCGTCGAACACATGACCCGCGTTCCGATGGGGTCCGACGCTGGCGGGCTGACGGACACGTATTTCGAACACTTCGACGAACGGACTCATCAGGGCGAGGGTGCCGAGCGCATTGCCGAGGAGTATGACTTTACGCGCGAAGAACTCGACCGGATCGCCGTCGATTCACAACAGCGCTGGAAACGTGCCTGGGACGACGGTCGCTACGACGATCAGATCACGCCGGTCGAGACTGAAGTCGACGGTGAGGAAGTCGTCGTTGAGCAGGACGAACACCCCCGTCCCGGAACCGACATGGATACCCTCTCGGAACTGCCGCTTTCCTTCCGCGACGAGGGCGAGGGCTTCCACCATCCGGGCAACTCCTCGGGAATCGTCGACGGCTCGTCCGCATTGCTTATCGCGAGCGAGGAGGCCGCCGAAGCACACGGTTGGGAACCGATGGCCCGCATCCGTCAGACCGAAGTCGTCGGTGTCGACCCGATTACGATGCTGAAAGGCCCCATCCCGGCCACCGAGGGAGTCCTCGAGAAGGCGGACATGGCGGTCGGTGACATCGACCTCTTCGAAGTCAACGAAGCGTTCGCATCGGTCGTCGCCGCGTGGCTCGAGGAGACCGGTGCGTCATGGGAAAACGTCAACGTCAACGGCGGTGCGATCGCCCACGGCCACCCGCTGGGTGCGACCGGGGCGGCGTTGCTGACGAAACTAGCCCACGAACTCGAGCAAACCGACCAGGATACCGCTCTCTCGGCGATGTGTATTGGGTTCGGGCAGGGCATCGCGACGATCCTCGAGCGCGTCTAG
- a CDS encoding metal-sulfur cluster assembly factor, with the protein MSPLENRIRDRLDEVIDPCSAANGTNLSIIEMGLLDEIDVDEGHVTVSMRLTTPFCMQLPYFVEEIDERIGAIDEVTSVSLETDEGVDWHTGMMSEEAQTQRRERKAAREAEYFDETSEDVRADD; encoded by the coding sequence ATGTCCCCCCTGGAAAACCGGATTCGAGATCGGCTGGACGAGGTCATCGATCCGTGTAGCGCGGCCAACGGAACGAATCTCAGTATTATCGAAATGGGCCTCCTCGATGAGATCGATGTCGATGAGGGCCACGTCACCGTTTCGATGCGACTCACCACTCCCTTCTGTATGCAACTCCCCTACTTCGTCGAAGAGATCGATGAGCGAATCGGCGCTATCGACGAGGTGACGTCCGTTAGCCTCGAGACGGACGAGGGTGTCGACTGGCACACGGGGATGATGTCCGAGGAGGCCCAGACGCAGCGACGGGAACGCAAAGCTGCCCGCGAAGCAGAGTACTTCGACGAGACGTCCGAGGACGTCCGCGCAGACGATTGA
- a CDS encoding acyl-CoA synthetase, with amino-acid sequence MTRIGQYHFYERDWESYEQLRESFEWEIPDQFNMAEYVCDRWARNRGRVAFFAEDEAGDRRTLTFRDVQIEANRIANYLSEAGVTPGDRVGICLGQRPEAAVSHIAVWKLGAVSVPLSTQFGNDALAYRLDDCRAIACIVDGSSVDTVRSIRSDLKALETVLTIGADPVPKETTWDAVERRSPQQFETEETNADDDAIIIYTSGTTGEPKGVRHAHRLLLGHLPMFAENFMEKGTADESVFWTPVEWSWIGSLFSLVMPTLYYGQPVVAYDTDRFDAESAFDLIERYGITNLGAPTTALRMMMQVDDPADRYALGTIRHVAAGGEAVGESVIRWAKETFDGAAIEEVYGQTEANLVVGDCHSLKEPRPGKMGLAAPGHDVAIVDPETAEPIDEPGEVGEIAVRYEGNPVCFREYWNKPERTDRKVRNGWLLTEDLGTVDEDGFFSFEGRKDDVIITSGYRVSPEEIEEVIASHVAVADAAVIGVPDEDRGSVPKAFVVTGDEEWRTPELKEELENRVTDRLARYEYPRMIEFLDELPTTSTGKVRRQSLRERDGIADS; translated from the coding sequence ATGACACGGATCGGCCAATACCATTTCTACGAGCGTGACTGGGAGAGCTACGAACAACTCCGAGAATCCTTCGAGTGGGAGATTCCAGACCAATTCAATATGGCAGAGTACGTCTGTGATCGGTGGGCCCGTAATCGCGGGCGCGTCGCGTTCTTTGCGGAAGACGAAGCGGGGGACCGTCGGACGCTCACGTTTCGTGATGTGCAGATCGAGGCGAATCGGATCGCGAACTACCTCTCGGAGGCGGGAGTTACGCCGGGCGACAGAGTTGGGATCTGTCTCGGGCAGCGTCCAGAGGCCGCCGTCAGCCATATCGCGGTGTGGAAACTGGGCGCCGTCTCCGTCCCACTCAGTACGCAGTTCGGGAACGACGCGCTCGCATACCGACTCGACGACTGCCGCGCCATAGCTTGTATCGTCGATGGGTCGAGTGTGGACACCGTCCGGTCGATTCGTAGTGATCTCAAGGCGCTGGAGACGGTGCTAACCATCGGGGCGGACCCGGTGCCAAAGGAAACGACGTGGGACGCAGTCGAGCGTCGATCACCGCAGCAGTTCGAAACGGAGGAAACGAACGCCGACGACGACGCGATCATCATCTATACGAGTGGCACGACCGGCGAGCCAAAAGGTGTACGTCACGCACATCGGCTGTTGCTCGGTCACTTACCGATGTTTGCCGAGAATTTCATGGAGAAGGGAACGGCGGACGAGAGCGTGTTCTGGACTCCCGTCGAATGGTCGTGGATCGGGTCGCTGTTTTCGCTCGTGATGCCGACGCTATACTACGGCCAGCCGGTCGTCGCGTACGATACCGATCGGTTCGACGCCGAATCGGCGTTCGACCTCATCGAACGATACGGGATAACGAACCTCGGGGCACCGACGACGGCACTCCGGATGATGATGCAGGTCGACGATCCCGCGGATCGATACGCACTGGGGACGATCCGGCACGTCGCCGCAGGAGGTGAGGCGGTCGGTGAAAGCGTTATCAGGTGGGCGAAGGAGACGTTCGATGGTGCCGCTATCGAAGAGGTGTATGGACAGACGGAGGCGAATCTCGTCGTCGGAGACTGTCACTCGTTGAAGGAGCCTCGGCCGGGGAAGATGGGTCTCGCAGCACCGGGCCACGATGTGGCAATCGTCGATCCGGAAACGGCCGAACCGATCGACGAACCGGGAGAAGTCGGCGAGATAGCGGTTCGATACGAAGGGAATCCGGTTTGCTTCCGAGAGTACTGGAACAAACCGGAACGGACCGACCGAAAGGTCCGCAACGGTTGGTTGCTGACCGAGGACCTCGGAACGGTCGATGAGGACGGCTTCTTCTCGTTCGAAGGCCGCAAGGACGATGTGATCATCACGTCGGGCTATCGAGTGAGTCCCGAGGAAATCGAGGAAGTGATCGCGAGCCACGTCGCCGTCGCGGACGCCGCGGTGATCGGCGTTCCCGACGAGGATCGGGGGAGCGTCCCGAAAGCGTTCGTAGTCACTGGTGACGAGGAATGGCGGACTCCCGAATTAAAAGAGGAGCTCGAGAATCGCGTTACGGATCGTCTCGCCCGCTACGAGTACCCGAGGATGATCGAATTTCTCGACGAGTTGCCGACGACATCTACTGGCAAAGTCCGACGGCAGTCCCTCCGCGAGCGGGACGGTATCGCGGATTCGTGA
- a CDS encoding acyl-CoA dehydrogenase family protein — protein sequence MPVSETEVHDLIRSSVRDLAAEYDADYWREHIDQKRFPESYWQDLADNGWLGVAIDEEYGGEGLGMHEMTIVIEELSRAGGQGGIIFILTPVFGGISIQRHGTEVQKREYLPEIVDGNCRFCMGLTEPNAGTNTLSIETTAERDGDEFVIHGEKTFISSVETADEMLLVARTSELEPSDPTHGGTLFLVSDPADRDAISLSPLDTAVPWFEQQYQVNIDGLRVHEDDILGSEDDGFRLMFDTLNTERIAGAASALGDGLRAVDLAVEYANDREVFGQPIGAHQSIQHPLAESYAKLLAARQITYSAAAKWDRGEDCSMETNAAKLLSSQFSTEAASQAIQTHGGNGFTKEYEVYELWQNARVTETVPVSNEMAKNHIAEHHLGLPRSY from the coding sequence ATGCCCGTTTCCGAGACGGAAGTCCACGATCTGATCCGGAGTTCGGTACGCGACCTCGCTGCCGAGTACGACGCCGATTACTGGCGCGAGCACATCGATCAGAAGCGCTTTCCCGAATCGTATTGGCAGGACCTTGCGGACAACGGCTGGCTCGGCGTCGCGATCGACGAGGAGTACGGTGGAGAGGGACTGGGAATGCACGAGATGACGATCGTCATCGAGGAACTCTCGCGTGCCGGTGGACAGGGAGGTATCATCTTCATTCTGACGCCCGTGTTCGGTGGTATCAGCATTCAACGACACGGGACTGAAGTCCAAAAGCGCGAATACCTCCCGGAGATCGTCGACGGGAACTGCCGGTTTTGTATGGGGTTGACCGAACCGAACGCCGGGACGAACACGCTCTCGATCGAGACGACGGCCGAACGGGACGGTGACGAGTTCGTGATCCACGGCGAGAAGACCTTCATCAGCAGCGTTGAGACCGCCGACGAGATGTTACTCGTCGCGCGTACCTCCGAACTCGAGCCCTCGGATCCGACCCACGGCGGAACGCTCTTTCTCGTTTCCGACCCGGCTGATCGCGACGCGATCTCGCTGTCGCCGCTCGATACGGCAGTACCGTGGTTTGAGCAGCAGTATCAGGTCAATATCGACGGCTTACGGGTTCACGAGGACGATATCCTCGGTTCCGAGGACGACGGGTTCAGGCTCATGTTCGATACGCTCAATACCGAACGTATCGCCGGTGCGGCGAGTGCTCTCGGTGATGGACTTCGGGCCGTCGACCTCGCAGTCGAGTACGCCAACGACCGCGAGGTGTTCGGACAACCGATCGGAGCTCACCAGTCGATCCAACATCCGCTGGCCGAAAGCTACGCTAAGCTCCTCGCCGCCCGCCAGATCACCTACAGTGCCGCTGCGAAATGGGACCGCGGCGAGGACTGTAGCATGGAAACGAATGCGGCCAAACTGCTCTCGAGCCAGTTCAGCACCGAAGCCGCGTCGCAGGCGATTCAGACTCACGGCGGGAACGGATTCACGAAGGAGTACGAGGTCTACGAACTCTGGCAGAACGCGCGCGTGACCGAGACAGTGCCCGTTTCGAACGAAATGGCGAAGAACCACATTGCGGAACATCACCTCGGACTCCCCCGTTCGTATTGA
- a CDS encoding MBL fold metallo-hydrolase → MSEPNRIAGTDLDATVHRLEFSVDWPPGHAAAYVISGDEPILIDAGTPGERGSEELRAELSDHGYGPSDIEHVVLTHGHTDHVGQTPTLLEAGSPTVYAPRQLRDRYEREMETVAERTRANLLEAGLEPKYLKSASERLLSAHRTVRESLPEDAVDVWIDDDPFTVGTHEIEPIYSPGHHISHVCFGTTFDGERVVFSGDMAMEPFRAPSLLVNFDDGVEDSVRRFRASLDRLKTYQFDRVFPGHGPIHDRYEECLDRSIADLDSKLEQCLERIESDRATAFQIATERAGTEHGINRIFAETVGLVEYLEDRGDVRSVLEDGVRFYEST, encoded by the coding sequence ATGAGCGAACCGAATCGGATCGCTGGGACCGATCTCGATGCGACGGTCCACCGGCTGGAGTTCTCCGTCGATTGGCCGCCGGGTCACGCGGCGGCGTACGTGATTTCGGGTGACGAGCCGATTCTCATCGACGCAGGGACGCCCGGTGAGCGCGGCTCCGAGGAACTACGCGCCGAACTGAGCGACCACGGGTACGGTCCGTCGGACATCGAACACGTGGTGCTCACGCACGGTCACACTGATCACGTCGGCCAGACGCCGACGCTGCTCGAGGCCGGGTCGCCGACCGTCTACGCGCCGAGACAGCTACGGGATCGATACGAGCGGGAGATGGAAACGGTCGCCGAGCGGACTCGAGCGAATCTACTCGAGGCCGGGCTCGAGCCAAAATACCTCAAGTCAGCCAGCGAACGCTTGCTTTCCGCTCACCGCACAGTGCGCGAGTCGCTTCCCGAAGACGCGGTCGACGTCTGGATCGATGATGACCCGTTCACCGTCGGGACGCACGAAATCGAACCGATCTATTCACCGGGGCACCACATTAGCCACGTCTGTTTCGGGACGACGTTCGACGGTGAGCGAGTCGTGTTTTCGGGCGACATGGCGATGGAACCGTTCCGTGCGCCGTCGCTACTCGTCAACTTCGACGACGGTGTCGAGGACAGCGTGCGACGGTTTCGAGCGTCGTTAGATCGTCTCAAGACGTACCAGTTCGACCGGGTATTCCCGGGCCACGGTCCGATACACGATCGATACGAGGAGTGCCTCGACCGGTCTATCGCCGATCTGGACTCCAAACTCGAGCAGTGCCTCGAGCGGATCGAATCGGACCGAGCGACGGCGTTCCAGATCGCGACGGAGAGGGCGGGCACGGAGCACGGAATCAATCGAATCTTCGCGGAGACCGTCGGACTCGTCGAATATCTCGAGGATCGAGGGGATGTCCGGAGCGTTCTCGAGGACGGCGTTCGATTCTACGAGAGTACCTGA
- a CDS encoding thiamine pyrophosphate-dependent dehydrogenase E1 component subunit alpha, with protein MTQNVSVDDDMARDLLEEMLRIDIFEEETKERFGEGEIPGFVHLSGGHEGSHVGMGAAMRDDDWLAVGGARLIGQYIAKGVPLPDIMAELYGRVGGSNKGHGGQMHVSDIDRKLYGHAATIGSGQNPAVGLGLAEEMKGTDNVAVTTIGDGGTSRGSFHTALVFAAYWDLPVVFVIENNQWAISTPSESLSPDSLSDYGIPHNMPTESIDGSDVEEVYRAVSEAIERARNGEGPSVIESRVVRLVPHFEGDKETYRDEEEYEQLKEEKDPIGNYRERLLENDVVTEAEIEDMITNIESEVEEAVEFARESPEPEPEAAYDHVYRTPLYGQGE; from the coding sequence ATGACACAGAACGTTAGCGTCGACGACGACATGGCGAGAGATCTCCTCGAGGAGATGCTCCGCATCGATATCTTCGAGGAGGAGACGAAAGAGCGGTTCGGAGAAGGAGAAATTCCGGGATTCGTACACCTCAGCGGCGGCCACGAGGGATCGCACGTCGGCATGGGTGCCGCAATGCGAGACGACGACTGGCTGGCCGTCGGCGGTGCGCGGCTCATCGGCCAGTACATCGCCAAGGGGGTTCCGTTACCGGATATCATGGCGGAGCTCTACGGGCGCGTCGGGGGATCGAACAAGGGCCACGGCGGCCAAATGCACGTTTCCGACATCGACCGGAAGCTGTACGGCCACGCCGCGACGATCGGCTCCGGCCAGAATCCCGCCGTGGGACTCGGGCTAGCGGAGGAAATGAAGGGAACCGACAACGTGGCGGTGACGACAATCGGCGACGGCGGAACGAGTCGCGGCTCGTTCCACACGGCGCTCGTCTTCGCCGCGTACTGGGATCTTCCGGTCGTTTTCGTCATCGAGAACAATCAGTGGGCGATATCGACGCCGTCCGAGTCGCTCTCACCGGACAGTCTCTCTGACTACGGGATCCCGCACAACATGCCGACCGAAAGCATCGACGGGAGTGATGTGGAAGAAGTGTACCGCGCGGTCTCCGAGGCGATCGAACGCGCTCGCAACGGCGAGGGACCGTCGGTCATCGAGAGCCGCGTTGTCAGGCTCGTTCCTCACTTCGAGGGCGACAAGGAAACGTATCGCGACGAGGAGGAGTACGAACAGCTCAAGGAGGAGAAAGACCCGATCGGGAACTACCGCGAGCGGTTGCTCGAGAACGACGTCGTGACCGAGGCCGAAATTGAAGACATGATTACGAACATCGAATCGGAAGTGGAGGAGGCCGTCGAGTTCGCTCGCGAGAGCCCGGAACCCGAACCGGAAGCGGCCTACGATCACGTCTACCGGACGCCCCTCTACGGGCAGGGTGAATAA
- a CDS encoding acyl-CoA synthetase, with amino-acid sequence MTYGSVYEAVYDQYETDESWDEHAHVGDRESLNIATESLGRHASSEETGLRIQDFETGETETYTFAELDAAANRVSNYLEAHTERGDRVGAMLPTQFELYAVVFGTIKAGRIYLPLAPMFGPDALNYRLEDSGATALFTTADGCETVDGSLPSLERIVTVDGGSDAVDSDVTVEDYDAVGDRSETFEPVDTHPNDPYTLTYTSGTTGPPKGVLSSHGGVIELHAYAEYVADVRPDDVYLVAASPSWSYGLNMGTIMSGVRGTAIGCYRGQFDPIAFFETLEAWDVDNAMIPPTALRQSRAGGIDLEAYDIDLRVLLSAGESLDEDTVEWCEDGLGAPPQDAYGLTEAGMVVCNYAFDDWEVKPGSMGKVLPGVEVALLDEDGEEVEQGDVGEIAVKRDADAHGSYWGRPEATLETFTGRWLRTGDLARRDEDGYYWYVSRADDVIISAGYRIGPAEVEETLLNHPAVEEAAVIGTDHETRGEIVKAYVTLVDDYDPSEGLNDELQEFARDELSKHEYPRELEFLDELPKTASGKIKRSALEG; translated from the coding sequence ATGACATACGGAAGCGTATACGAGGCCGTGTACGACCAGTACGAGACGGACGAGAGCTGGGACGAGCACGCCCACGTCGGAGACAGAGAGTCGCTCAATATCGCAACGGAGTCGCTCGGTCGCCATGCGTCCTCGGAAGAGACGGGACTTCGGATCCAGGACTTCGAGACCGGCGAGACTGAGACCTACACGTTCGCCGAACTCGATGCCGCCGCGAATCGAGTGAGCAATTACCTGGAAGCACACACCGAACGCGGCGACCGAGTCGGTGCGATGCTCCCCACGCAGTTCGAGCTATACGCCGTCGTCTTCGGGACGATCAAGGCCGGCCGGATCTATCTCCCGCTCGCACCGATGTTCGGCCCGGACGCGCTGAACTACCGCCTTGAGGACTCGGGAGCGACCGCGTTGTTCACCACGGCGGACGGCTGCGAGACCGTCGACGGGAGTCTCCCCTCGCTCGAACGCATCGTCACGGTCGACGGCGGAAGCGACGCAGTCGATAGCGACGTGACAGTGGAGGATTACGACGCAGTCGGTGATCGATCAGAGACGTTCGAACCCGTCGATACCCACCCGAACGACCCGTACACGCTGACGTACACGTCCGGGACCACCGGCCCGCCGAAAGGCGTCCTGAGCAGTCACGGCGGGGTGATCGAACTCCACGCGTACGCGGAATACGTCGCCGATGTTCGCCCCGACGATGTCTATCTGGTCGCCGCGTCACCGTCGTGGTCGTACGGGCTCAACATGGGCACGATCATGTCGGGCGTTCGGGGGACCGCGATCGGTTGCTATCGCGGGCAGTTCGATCCCATTGCGTTCTTCGAAACCCTGGAGGCGTGGGACGTCGACAACGCGATGATACCGCCCACGGCCCTCCGCCAGTCGCGAGCGGGCGGAATCGATCTCGAGGCGTACGACATCGATCTCCGCGTGCTCCTCTCGGCCGGCGAATCGCTCGACGAGGATACCGTCGAATGGTGTGAAGACGGTCTGGGCGCACCACCGCAGGACGCCTACGGGTTAACGGAGGCCGGTATGGTGGTCTGTAACTACGCGTTCGACGACTGGGAAGTAAAGCCCGGGAGCATGGGGAAAGTCCTCCCCGGGGTCGAGGTAGCGTTACTGGACGAGGACGGCGAGGAAGTCGAACAGGGCGACGTCGGTGAAATCGCAGTCAAACGCGATGCGGACGCGCACGGATCGTACTGGGGCCGACCCGAGGCGACGCTCGAGACGTTCACCGGCCGCTGGCTCAGAACCGGCGATCTGGCACGGCGAGACGAGGACGGATATTACTGGTACGTCAGTCGCGCGGACGACGTCATCATCTCCGCCGGCTATCGCATCGGTCCGGCGGAGGTCGAGGAAACGCTGCTCAACCATCCCGCGGTCGAGGAAGCGGCCGTCATCGGTACGGATCACGAGACTCGCGGCGAAATCGTCAAAGCGTACGTTACCCTCGTCGACGACTACGACCCGAGTGAAGGACTGAACGATGAACTCCAGGAGTTCGCCCGAGACGAACTTTCGAAACACGAGTACCCCCGTGAACTGGAATTCCTCGACGAACTCCCCAAGACCGCCAGCGGGAAAATAAAGCGGTCCGCTCTCGAGGGGTGA
- a CDS encoding SDR family NAD(P)-dependent oxidoreductase, with the protein MRGLHGKTAVVTGGASGIGRATTHRLAEEGVNVVVTDIDDERGEETVEQIDANERADGTAEFRSLDVSDYDRFEECLDSVAEDYDGLDILFNNAGIGEARSFRETTREHRDELIDVNLKGVWNGCHAALPLFEADGGGVIVNTSSMAGWKSAPITSYALTKAAVLHFTRSVAGELAQYDVRINAVCPGLIDTAMTDEWYSEEEQEAMRRQTALDRWADPDEVASCVAFLASEDASYVTGRALKVDAGYV; encoded by the coding sequence ATGCGAGGATTGCACGGCAAGACTGCAGTCGTTACCGGCGGTGCGTCCGGTATCGGCCGCGCGACGACGCATCGACTGGCCGAGGAGGGCGTCAACGTGGTCGTCACTGATATCGACGACGAGCGAGGCGAAGAGACCGTCGAGCAAATCGACGCGAACGAGAGGGCCGACGGAACGGCCGAATTCCGCTCGCTCGACGTCAGCGATTACGATCGGTTCGAGGAGTGTCTGGACTCTGTCGCCGAGGACTACGACGGACTGGACATTCTGTTCAACAACGCCGGGATCGGCGAGGCGCGGTCCTTCCGCGAAACGACGCGCGAACACAGGGACGAGCTAATCGATGTGAATCTCAAGGGCGTCTGGAACGGCTGTCACGCCGCACTTCCGCTGTTCGAGGCGGACGGCGGCGGCGTCATCGTCAACACGTCCTCGATGGCGGGATGGAAATCGGCCCCGATCACGTCTTACGCGCTTACGAAGGCGGCAGTGCTCCACTTCACGCGGTCCGTCGCGGGCGAACTCGCACAGTACGACGTTCGCATCAACGCCGTCTGTCCCGGTCTGATCGACACGGCAATGACCGACGAGTGGTATTCCGAGGAGGAACAGGAGGCGATGCGTCGGCAGACGGCGCTGGACCGCTGGGCCGATCCCGACGAAGTCGCGTCCTGCGTTGCCTTCCTCGCCAGCGAGGACGCGTCGTACGTGACCGGACGGGCGCTGAAAGTCGACGCCGGTTACGTGTGA
- a CDS encoding amidohydrolase family protein — MLDLEETFVYDAVTHSYNMSPSNYRNEQHAEGITEMLFGNVSSVVSDEYTLSPEGFVRDWGVEETATMLFEESYTDMATFHPVPMYAFHDGLVANDKAGEVADRWPDRFRSYACVDPLRDEWEDELEAQVRDFDPIGIKLYPSHWSEDHHEGWSMGDPEVAFPVFEKAHDLGIELIDIHKAIPFGPVPRGPYHPGDVDEAAESFPDLTFSIVHGGYSFTEETAWQLARFPNVYVNLEGLPAILLGNERRFGELLAELISFLGEDGMDRLFWSSGAMSVHPRPQLEAFRDFEFSEAVRKNTSMMGELPQISDEHKRKILGENYANLIDLDVDEARTRIEDDEFSSARSNGELAEPYSTTNAEVA; from the coding sequence ATGTTAGACCTTGAGGAGACGTTCGTGTACGACGCCGTAACGCACTCGTACAACATGTCCCCGTCGAACTATCGCAATGAACAGCATGCGGAGGGAATCACGGAGATGCTCTTCGGGAACGTGTCGAGCGTCGTCTCCGACGAGTATACCCTCTCCCCGGAGGGCTTCGTGCGAGATTGGGGCGTCGAAGAGACGGCGACCATGTTGTTCGAAGAGAGCTACACGGACATGGCGACGTTCCATCCGGTACCGATGTACGCCTTCCACGACGGGCTGGTCGCCAACGACAAAGCGGGCGAGGTCGCGGACCGATGGCCCGATCGGTTCCGTTCCTACGCCTGCGTGGATCCGCTCCGAGACGAGTGGGAGGACGAACTCGAAGCGCAAGTTCGGGACTTCGATCCGATCGGAATCAAACTGTATCCGTCTCACTGGAGCGAGGACCATCACGAGGGCTGGAGTATGGGTGATCCGGAGGTCGCGTTCCCCGTCTTCGAAAAGGCACACGATCTCGGTATCGAACTCATCGACATCCACAAAGCCATTCCGTTCGGGCCCGTGCCGCGAGGACCGTATCACCCTGGCGACGTCGACGAGGCGGCCGAAAGCTTCCCCGATCTCACGTTCAGCATCGTCCACGGCGGCTATTCGTTTACCGAGGAGACCGCTTGGCAGCTCGCTCGCTTCCCGAACGTCTACGTGAACTTGGAGGGATTGCCGGCCATCCTGCTCGGTAACGAACGGCGGTTCGGCGAGCTACTCGCCGAGCTGATTAGCTTCCTCGGAGAGGACGGAATGGACCGCCTGTTCTGGAGTTCGGGAGCGATGTCCGTCCATCCGCGACCCCAGCTCGAAGCGTTCCGCGACTTCGAGTTCTCCGAGGCGGTTCGCAAGAACACGAGTATGATGGGCGAACTCCCACAGATATCCGACGAGCACAAACGGAAGATCCTCGGCGAGAACTACGCGAACCTCATCGACCTTGACGTTGACGAGGCCCGTACTCGCATTGAGGACGACGAGTTCAGCAGCGCACGGTCGAACGGGGAGCTCGCGGAACCGTACTCGACGACGAACGCCGAGGTGGCGTGA